The region CTGATGATAGTAAAATCATCACGGCTTATGTGAATAATTCGATATTAGGATTTCTCGTTGATGAAGTTACGGATATCATAACTTTTAATTCAGAAGAAATAGAACAGGCACCCTCCTTTATTCAAAGATCACTAAGCCAATCCATAACTGGTATTGGAAAATTGGATGATAGATTAGTAGTTATGCTGGATTTAGAAAAAACATTAAATACAGAAGAAACTGAACTGCTGCGTACAGAAGGTTATTAGGAATGTATTTCCAGTATTTACTTTATTATTGCAAATAACGGCGATTTTGACATAAATGGCAACTTTGAAGACATATTCTTGAATTTATCAACCGAAACCGTCGATTATCTGAATATTATGCGTTTGACAAATGGTTAATGGATATATATAATATCTATTAATAATGGATAATTTATTTATAACTTTGGGGCGTAGCCAAGCTGGTAAGGCACGGGATTCTGACTCCCGCATCCGTAGGTTCAAGTCCTGCCGCCCTAG is a window of Sporomusaceae bacterium ACPt DNA encoding:
- the cheW_2 gene encoding Chemotaxis protein CheW: MVKLVISINLHKKFKIEGKPSTDDSKIITAYVNNSILGFLVDEVTDIITFNSEEIEQAPSFIQRSLSQSITGIGKLDDRLVVMLDLEKTLNTEETELLRTEGY